The window GATTTTCTTCAGATATTCACCACTTTTCATTTTCAGCCGATGAGAGGTGCTAGTTAGTGCTCCATTTTTTACTTAACCATCTATGTCATCTTCATATAAATTCATTTTAATTATCCATGTCTTCTTCATATTGTCCATTTCATCTTATGTGGAAATATTTTAACCACCTAACAGGAATATACAAGGTCTATCCACTGAAGGGACCTGGTGTGCTGATCAAATTCAGGGCGCACTTGACAGATCAGATAATGTCATTGCAGGGAACAATCAAGCCCATAGCAGCTCTATTGAGCTGCCTGATGATATCAATAGGCAAGATGAATGGTGGACTGATATGATGAATGATGATTGGAAGGAGCTTCTTGATGACACAACTGTGAATGAATCTCATCCAAAGGTATTTGCATTAGTGCTTAGTTGAAAATTCTTATTAGCTTGAAAGGTTCTTGTTTGTGTAATACTCTGTTTTTGTTTGGTCTGCTAATGGTCCTTGTATGTCTTTGTTCCCTCTCCAACCTGCAACAATTGTCTAAGTAGCATGCATCAGACATGTATGGTACATAGTCCTCTCGTTAGATGTGTAACCTTAATAAATGAATAGTTAATACTGGTATATATGCTCTTTAATATATTATCCATTAGTTGACATAGTCTTAAACTATAATTGATGTCAAGTGCATGGTTTAGGATGTAGCCAAACCTCACTGCATAGTAATTAATACTCACAGTTCCTATTGGTATATATTATAGTCTTCCATAAACAAAAAGTTGGTACTGGTATTTATGCTATTATCATCAGTCATTTTGTTAGCGAAAACTTAATCTAGAAATGTGTGATAAATTAACAAACTGCACAAGTGATGTGAAGCAGTAATATCTCAATGAATACTAAGGCTTTTGTTTGGTTTGCGGAAAATGTTTTCCTGAAAAGTACTTTTGAAATCTTTGAGTGTAGTGTAATAGAAATCATCAATTGAAAAAAAATGGTTAATGGAAAACTTTCCTTGGTgatatacaatttttttttgagaaaaataactttttttttagaaaaaagtgGAAGTCATTTTTCTCATCCATTCACAAGCTCTTCACTTTATCAGTCACTCTCTTTTTGCTCTTCATCCTCTGCCCTTGTTCATATAAGTTGACTCGCTAGACAAGCTGGGCAAGCTTCTTGGGAAGGTGGGTTGGTTATTCTAGACGGGCTAGATGGTTCGGGTGGGTGGGCTGGTCGATCCTGGTGGTCCTGGCGGACTTATTAATTCGGGTGGGTTGGGCGGCCTGGATGAGTGTAATGGGTTGATTGCTTTGGGTGGGCCAATTGGCTTAATCTAACCGAACTCGATTGTCTACCCAACTTGTTTGATCAACTTGACCTTGAGAAAGGGGATATTTTCCAACACATCCAAGCAGTAGACAATaatctttgtttctagaaaatatTTTCTATAAACATGTTATAATTAATACTTGTAGGTGCAACCAAGACATTAGCTACCACAGTTATCCATACACAGCTCGCTGGTTCTTTTATAAGGTTTAAAATCGTGTTCTGTGCCAGATTTTTCCTACCTGGTCGGAACAATATTCCAGTTTTAAACATCTGGTTTTCTACTGTGGTGCATTATTTTCCCTAAAAGTTAAAATCAGAATCCAATGTCAAAGTTATCTTAAACCAATTGAACCAGTCATCTAACAAAATTTTAGTAAGAAGTTTTATAAAGTTTGATTGATTCATTCTACTGTCTTATTCTTTAATCTTTATAGAAAAAAAGTACTATCGATATAGAGTCTTCTGCATCATTTTCGCAAGAGAATAACTGTTTGGTTGGGATGCTAGAATAAAAGCTTGATTAaggttctatttattttatttgcttGAAAATTTTGAAGACGGGCATTCAACTCAAGTAAGGGTTGATCAATTTGAAGTCGTTGACTAAACATATCATCCAGTAGAAGCCCAGACCGTTAACACTATAATCATATTACAAATGTACACAATTGCTATGTTGAAGCTGCTTTAGGACCATGACTCTTAGATTAATATTTTGAATATTCTGTTTGAATTGCTAAACATTTAGGCACTGAACATATTTAACTGCATCAAAACTGGCTATGGTCCACCTCCAGGACTCGTCAACGAAGCCCGGATACCTGAattattaaacaaaaaaaaaaactggcTATGGTCCCAAATCCTGAGTAATCATAATCCAATTGTAAAATTTCTCAGTTTCTATGTCAATTTTTGTTTGGTTAGTCAGCATACTCTTGATCTATCTTCCCACATCTTTCTTTTATCCCCTTACCCTTAAATACCAGCTCTTTTAACCATGCAGTCGAACATTGGCCTGTCAGTTTGATAGCATTGGCATGTACTTTTGAGAAGCAAATTTATATTGTTGATAGTCATCTCTTGCGTTTTGATTACCACAAAAGTCATGTAATTCGGTGGGACAGATATAGCTGTGGCAATCTCAAAGCATGATTTACTTAGATTCTGCATGTCCAACATTTGTGACTATACATCCAATGTACTGATTGTTTTGCTATGACATAGGTTTCTTACCCAGCAGCACAAACATCCGCTAGTATGGTGAATCAACCTCAAATTCATCAATCTGTTCCTTCTCATTCCGAGGAGGGATTTACTGTTGCAGGCTCCTCCTCAGCTACAGCTACAGCAACAAAGCCACGCATGCGGTGGACTCCAGAACTACATGAACGTTTTGTTGAAGCAGTCAATCAACTTGGTGGTAGTGAAAGTATGTGATATGAATGCTGTCTTAGACGACGACACTTTACTGGCTACTTTTTCttactttatttttcctttttcagaAGCTACTCCTAAAGGTGTACTTAAGCTAATGAAAGTGGAAGGCTTGACAATATACCATGTGAAAAGTCATCTTCAGGTTTCAAATAAATTGGCTCTTCTTTTGGGTGTACGTTACAATGTATGACTTCCTTTTTGTGTTTATTTAGATGTCAATTTTATTTACAGAAATATAGAACAACTCGATACAAACCAGATTCATTGGAAGGTTAGTTTTTGTCTTTAATATTATGGTAATTCTTGTCTGCAGTTCAGTTTGCCTTTGTCTTCCTCTTTGAATTCTACAATGTAGAATTTCATAAGCATTTTTGTTTTCCATTTTACGTGTATTTTATCCCTTTGGTATTGTGTCCATCAGCTCAATAAGCCATAGTTTAGTAACCTAAAATGCTACTATGCCTCGTCATGTTTCATACTGCAGCATCACTCAAACTACTCGTTTATATGTTGTATCAGGTTCAATGAAGACGGCTAAATTCGGTGAAGAAACACCACCCCTTAACCTGAAGACGTGAGCTTATCTTTCTGAATTGCAATCTTTCAAGATTATTTTGCATGAATATTTGTTCTCACTTCATAATTTGTCTCTCTAAATGCAACTAGCTTGATTTCACTTAAATTTTGACAAATTGAAACCCTGACAAATTGATTTCacttaatttcttttcctttttatttatcAAGATTTCATAGTCAGCCAACCTTCAATTACAAAGTAGTTGAGGAAAATGCCTCTTCTTTCTTGGACTTGGACAAATGAATGACACTTTGAACCTTTGATTCATTGTAACTCAAATGATTGACCAGCAGGAATCAGAAGAAATTCCAAGACAGCTTTATTGTGAGTTAATCTCAGTTGCATAAGTCCACCGTGCTTGTACCTCCATTGCATGTTTTAGATCCCTCGGTACATGCCAATGATTTCTCATTGCATGATGTAGGCAGCATCACATTGCTGCAGCCAGCACTCGCCTAAAAATCAGTGTTTAATTGGTTGTCCTTTTGGCTAGAGTTCAGTAGTTTTTGGATGTGAGATAGAGAAAACACCTAAAAATATAACAAATTTAAATTTGTATCTTTGCTAACTTAGCATCATTTCAAACTTTCTATACATGCTCACATGTTAAATGCAATTGTTTAGATGTCTCATCTCTTGCCCATAATGTTGGAATAGTGATTGTATTGGGTGCATAATTTCTTATTGTCTTTGTGGTCTTTAATGGACACAAATATATAATCCCGTATACACATATTATCTATGTCAACCCTTTGCAAGACAACAGAGTCTATTAGATTGGAAGCAAATTAGACGCTGCACCAACAGGACATTTGAACTTGATGGTACACAATCAAGCTTCTTTTGGTGAAGCGCCTTCAAGATGAACAAGTGTAGTCTAGTGGCCTTGCCAGTAGGATCTCATGAGTAAGTTAGTATTAATAAGGGAGTTAATGTTATTCATAGATAATGTGATTGATTGATCTGTTCAATCTGCATTTTCTTCTTTGCTATTGGAAGATTGTTTGTGTCTTTCATTCTAGTTTGATGCTGACACACAAAAAAGATCAAGTTAGATGTCCTACACAAACCCCTTTTCATTTATATTTGGTTCATGATACCTCCCCTTTCCCCTCAAGCCGGTTCAAATATAGTGTGGAAATCTAGCTTGCTGCAATTATACTAAAAATTCTAGGTCCCTTAAAATTTAGTCATATGCTAGTTAATCACTAGAACTCTCAAAGAAGAtgcctatttatttaaattgcaCTCTTCCTTATGAAGTGAAAATTTCTGTGCTTTGTTCTTTCATAAAACTTTACATTAACTACTATAATTGATTGCCACAATAAAGTTTCATTTGCTTTGTAGGAGCATGTTGTATCTTGATCATTAATTGTTTATCAGATAGCTAGGACTTGACTCTATACTCTGCCTTTACACTCTACTTGGCTACAAGAATTTACATCTTGCTCTTTCAGGACATCAAATTATCCCCTAGAAGAATGCAATAGTTTGATATGGATCTCTTGAATTTGCTCAATCTGCATTAGTGTACCAGAAACTACCTCGACCTTGAAACAAGATGTCTTTCCTTGGAGCATTCTTGAGATATTGTAGAACTCTCAATATTGCTTTCCATGATCGTGCCATGGGATCTCTAGGAACTAACTGATCACATTAACTTCAAATGAAATGTCAGCTAGGATTTATAGGAGTGTGGTTTTGCCCTTAGCATAATATAGCGTCAATAAGAAAATCAGGTCATGCTTTCATTTAGAGATGTAAATATCTTCCCTGAGCAAGCAACATCTATGCCAAAGCAGTACCCAATTCTTTAGTTTAAAAATACCAAAAGGCACTCTTTCAATTGTGTGGTCCTAATGAATCATCACTGGTGACCAGTGTTTGAAATGCCGTTTCGTGCCGCCCGACATGGACAGTTTTAAAGTTCCGTCGGGCGGCCGAAACCGGCACGGGAGGCGTCCCCGTCTCGGCAGCGCCGGAGGAGACGTGGGACGCCTCCGACAGCGTCGCGTGACACCTTCGGCACCGAAGGTGTCGTGCGCGACAGCTTCTACGGCGCTGGAAGCGTCCGGCGATGCTTCCGGCGCCGTCGGACGCCCCTCGCGCGATCGTCCGCGATCATCACGATGTGATCTCGCGTATTGCcgcgatttttttttcttctgtttttaataattatttattttatttaattaatttaaagaatttccaaggaggatgtgtgatatttcgaagaggcttttataaatcctaattaaattattctaataaaatatataaaaaatatatttaaaattaaaataaattaaataaattttattaattaatattctgaaaaaaataatattttaaatttcatttaaatttttttaaaagtatataataattcttatttatattctaatatattttttattattttaaatttcatttaaaattttaaaatttttttaaaaaattctaaattttttttaaaaaaattctaataaataatatttatattctgatatatatatattttaaatttttttacttgatattttttactatttaaaatatatattatttaattaataattaattaaatgaataaatagttaatttatataattattattaatataaagtaatatcttgtattaatttatatacttattattattattattattattattattattatagatacttccattttaatttgaattattaatatatcaattctatttaaataaaattatttttaattattttttctaacaatattaaattatttaataattgagaacttataataaatcaatatacaacttatttttatatacacaataaacatatttatcttataattactatagataaataaaaaataccgaaactgtatcggcatgacacgataccgaaaccgtatcgttccggtctgagaccgaaacctcggcacgggtcgaaattttataCCTTGCCGGGGACGACAATATTGTCTACTAAGAGAACAAGCCAGCAAGGCGGATGTTTCTATTTCAGAAATGAAGTGAAATACTAAGTGATTTGTCACAATTTTAGTCATGCCATACTAAAGAGGAATAAAGTTAAATATTCCTATTTAAGTTCTTGGATATCGCTTTGCATGTACAATGATTTTTTAGCTTATACATGAGGTGTGTCTTCCCCTGAGTAAACAACGAGCTATGTAGTCTTGTATCTAGCTAGGTGTTGTTTGCTTTGTGGAGatttatgtaaaaaaaatactgaaattGCTCATTTGCCTCATTTGTTTCTTAAGCAAGTCTTCTCATGCTACTGTTTTTCTAATGGGAGGCAAATAGCCTTGAAGGCTGATCTTGTCTGGAGCAAGTTTTGATTGAGGGAACTGAAGAATCACTCAGCCACACTAGGAGGCTAGGATAGGGTACTTAGGAACTCCTATGCTCCTTTGATTTAAGATCAATACTCTGATTAAATATTTGTATCGTACTATCGTAGAAATGGTCACAGCGTTTACATTAATCTACATGTTTTCTAGCCAGTGCACCACTTAAAAACTAGTATAAAGGTTTAGAAGCAAGGATGAGTACCTCCAATTCAGTGTTTCTCAACATCATGTCTGTAATGTTTCTATTGTTCACTGATGGACTTCTCCCCATATAGCTGATCAAACACCTGATACTCATTGTCCCACTACTTGGTGATATTTCGGTTGGATAGCTAATTCTTAAATAAAGCCTACCAGAGGTCTTCTGGCATTTTGGTGCACTTCGCATTGTCAGGATACTCAATGGCCAATATTGCTTCAAATGTGCTGGGAGATTAAAATTGAAAGGCAATGAGGTGATAGAAGTTAGACATTGGACTTGTAGATTATTGTTGAATGAACAGAGAGCAAGGAGATATGAGCCTAAATCATCCCAATCAATAAAAACTGGAAGCAACAAAAGGCTAGTGACAGCAATAAATTTTGCTACTGGGATTGGCTCTAACAACTAGAAAGGTGTCTCATTCTCATGGGCCACTAGGTTTGCCAAAGGTCAGAAATTACAATACAATTTCAGAGGTATGACTAATTCTTAAGTTCAGTTTCCCAACAATTATTGGGCTTCCTGAATCATGTCCTCACCTCCATAGAATGAGGCAAGCCCATTGTCAACTTGTTTTTGACAATTTCCTTGATATAAATCTCATGAATGATCCCTATTTTGAGTCATCTATTAAGCTTGGTCAAGTCCAGTCACTTTGTTTCTTTTTgatcttcttttcattttcattaaCAGGAGCTTTGATCTCACTGAGGCATTACGTCTCCAGATAGAAGTTCAGAAGCAGCTTCATGAACAACTTGAGGTACGTTTGGTGTGTTTTGATGGTGCATGTTAAGCATTTTTCCAAGTTAACAATAGATGTGAGTGGTTTACACTTGAGAGAGATAAAATATTGTATTATTATTGTATAGAGTTATAACTCATATTTATAGCCCTTAAACATAACTAATTTTATCTAAAAGTTAAGGCATAAGACTAGGTCGCGTCTACTATTTTTATTTGACACTTCTTAAGCTGATAGCCATCCTTAAGCTTGACCATTAATAGTAATATAGTATTTGTCTAACTTGTTACATAACTATAAAATATCTcacaaaagaaaagataaaatattaataataatagtaTGTGTCTAACTTGCTACATAACTATAAAATATCTcacaaaataaaagataaaactaGTTAAGACATATAATAGCGATAACAAAAACACTATACTAGTGTAGTGAGATTAAGACACAAGGTTCTGGATTGATTTAGGAAGAGTTGTTGGCTGGAT is drawn from Zingiber officinale cultivar Zhangliang chromosome 1B, Zo_v1.1, whole genome shotgun sequence and contains these coding sequences:
- the LOC121970257 gene encoding protein PHOSPHATE STARVATION RESPONSE 1-like — translated: MSSSLPFISRSMEKKFPKLHDAQQDVKSNPVVPHYSPFVSCFPGSLSSSAPGFSSDIHHFSFSADERNIQGLSTEGTWCADQIQGALDRSDNVIAGNNQAHSSSIELPDDINRQDEWWTDMMNDDWKELLDDTTVNESHPKVSYPAAQTSASMVNQPQIHQSVPSHSEEGFTVAGSSSATATATKPRMRWTPELHERFVEAVNQLGGSEKATPKGVLKLMKVEGLTIYHVKSHLQKYRTTRYKPDSLEGSMKTAKFGEETPPLNLKTSFDLTEALRLQIEVQKQLHEQLEIQRNLQLRIEEQGKYLQIMFEKQGMSSQKKLEVSTLEPSISSDHAADGRLQDNQLETDVFPEAKVTDGSSNKQMAESCNAKDNKADFVVGSSFSCGSAKIHDGDDSISKPELS